Proteins encoded by one window of Nocardia goodfellowii:
- a CDS encoding ABC transporter permease, whose protein sequence is MSAARSRLGRVAYPAGALLLLVAAWELVKALVPPGGVSIGAQRILPRTTDAALPHVWSVFTVLGEPDGKRTVGATLLHTAGFTFGLAMMALLIGTVIGVGLAVLMQRFAFVERGLLPYIVVSQTVPLIALAPLVAGWGGKIVITGQPWRPWMSIAVIAAYLAFFPVAVGMLRGLHAPSKASVELLYSYSAGWWDTLVHLRFPAAVPHFLPALRLAAAASVIGAVVAEISTGTAGGIGRQIIVFSQQATGDSSRLYAAVLAAALLGIAVTAVVALAEFALRRYSRPAGAGRSSGGTR, encoded by the coding sequence GCAGCAGGCTCGGGCGCGTGGCCTATCCCGCCGGCGCGCTGCTCCTGCTCGTGGCGGCATGGGAACTGGTCAAGGCGCTGGTCCCGCCGGGCGGCGTGAGCATCGGCGCCCAGCGGATCCTGCCGCGCACCACCGATGCCGCACTGCCGCATGTCTGGTCGGTGTTCACGGTGCTCGGGGAACCGGATGGCAAGCGAACCGTCGGGGCCACCCTGCTGCATACCGCGGGGTTCACCTTCGGGCTGGCCATGATGGCGTTGCTGATCGGCACCGTGATCGGTGTCGGGCTGGCGGTGCTGATGCAGCGCTTCGCGTTCGTGGAACGCGGACTGTTGCCCTACATCGTTGTCTCGCAGACGGTTCCACTGATCGCCCTGGCGCCGCTCGTCGCGGGCTGGGGCGGCAAGATCGTGATCACGGGGCAGCCGTGGCGGCCGTGGATGAGTATCGCGGTGATCGCCGCCTATCTGGCGTTCTTCCCGGTGGCGGTGGGCATGCTGCGGGGGCTGCACGCGCCGTCGAAGGCGTCGGTGGAGCTGCTGTACAGCTACTCGGCCGGCTGGTGGGACACCTTGGTGCACTTGCGTTTTCCCGCCGCCGTCCCGCACTTTCTGCCCGCGCTGCGGCTGGCCGCCGCCGCCTCGGTGATCGGCGCGGTGGTGGCCGAGATCTCCACCGGCACCGCCGGCGGGATCGGCCGGCAGATCATTGTCTTCTCCCAGCAGGCCACCGGTGATTCGTCCCGGCTGTACGCGGCCGTGCTCGCCGCGGCGCTGCTGGGTATCGCGGTCACCGCTGTGGTCGCGCTCGCCGAATTCGCGTTACGCCGCTACAGCCGTCCCGCCGGGGCCGGTCGCTCGTCAGGAGGTACTCGTTGA